The nucleotide sequence CCGGCAAGAACGAGAATGACGACTAACGCGCGAAAGTGCTCAGGCATGGAGAGTCAGGCTTACCAATGGGTGAATGACAGATACTAGTAGAATGGCAAAGTGCGACTATAGTACGTTTTTGAGTAGTTGAGTCCGGGGTTGTTCTGATGCCACCAGCTGATATCTCGCCATCGTTGAGCCTTCGCAGGCGAGCCATATTTGCCGGGGCATGGAATCTTGGTGCGCTGATCACCTCCCAGGCCATCCGGCTGGGCGGCAATCTCATTATGGCCCGCCTGTTGATGCCGGAAATGTTTGGCATCATGGTCATCGCCACCACCGTGTCGGTGGTGCTGCACCTGCTGTCCGATGTCGGCTTTCGCCAGAACATCATCCAGAGCCCGCGAGGCGACGATCCGGCCTTCCTCAATACCGTGTGGACGGTGCAGATCATCCGCGGCTTCATTCTGTTCGCCTTCACCCTGCTGATCGCCGGCTGTTCGTGGTTCACCCAGCTTCTGCACCTGTGGCCGGATCAGTCCACCTACGCCGCGCCGCAATTGCCCCTGGTGCTGGCCGTCACCGGTTTTTCCGCGATCATCTACGGCTTCCAGTCGACCAAGGTCGATGTGGCCGTGCGCGACTTCCAGCAGAAGAAGGTCGTGCTCGCCGAATTCATCTCGCAACTGGCCGGCCTGCTGACCATGTTGGTGATCGGCTATTTCACCCGGTCGATCTGGGCGCTGGTCGGCTCCGGGCTGGTTGCCGCGCTGGCGATGACCTTGCTCGGGCACTTCTGGTTTCCCGGGGTGCGCAACCGCCTGCACTGGGACCGTGCCGCGCTCCAGGAAGTGGTGGTCTTCGGTCGCTGGATGCTGTTGTCATCGGCGGTGGGCGTGCTGGCCATGAACGGCGACCGCATCTGGTTCGGCGGCAGCATGTCGGCCAATGAACTGGGGGTGTTTTCCATTGCCGTGCTGATTCTCGGTGCCTTGCAACTGGGCATGGCGCGCTTGCTCGGGGCCGTGGCGCTGCCGGCGTTCAGTGAGGCGGCGCGAGTCAACGACAAGGAGCGCTTGCACCTTTTGTATGACCGCTTCAAATTGCTCTTCGATGGGGTCTCGCTATTCATCTGCGGGCTGTTCTGGGTCATCAGCCCGCTGCTCATCAGCATTTTGTACGATGAACGCTACGCCGAAGCCGGCCACATGCTGGCGATTCTTTCATTGTCGTTTTTCACCTGGCGCTTTGCCGTGGCGCATCAGGTCTGGCTGGCGTTGGGGCTGACCAAATACCAGGCCATGGACAACATCATCCGTGCCGTTTCGTTGTGGGTGCTGCTGCCACTGTTGCTGGCCATCGGCGGCGTGCATTATGCGATCTGGGGGGTTGCCCTGCATGCGTTGCCGACGGTGTTCCTGGTGGTGTACGTCAATCGCAAGGTGGGGTTGTTCGATCTCAAGCGTGAACTGGTGGTGCTGCCCCTGGCGTTGGTAGGCGTCGTCTGCGGGGAAGTGGTGCTGGAGATTGCCGGCTGGTTTTGACTGGGTCGTCGGGGAGCCTTGAATCATGCACGAACCTGATTTGAATACGTCTGCAATGGATCGCAGGGATTTCCTCCAGGCATTTGCGCTGTTGAGCCTCGGGGGGCTCGTCTTTGGCTGTTCCACTGCGCTTGCCCGGCCCGTCGCGGCCAAGTCCGGGTACTTCGTCGTCAACGGATGGGTCTTGCCGGCCCAACACTTTCAGCCAGCGCAAACATGATCAAAGACTACCAATCGCAGAAAGAACTGCGCGAGGCCTATGACATCTGCATCATCGGCGCGGGCCCGGCCGGTATCACCCTGGCGTTGCGCCTGGCCGGGCAGGGCAGGCAGGTGTTGTTGCTCGAGGGCGGTGGGCGCGAGTACTCGCAAGACTCGCAAGATCTCTACCAATGCCCCTCCACGGGCCTTGAGGTCTATGCCGAAGAAACCCGCCTGCGTTATCTGGGCGGGACGTCCAACCATTGGTCCGGGCGCTGCCGCCCCTTCGAAGCCTCCGACTTCAACACCGGCCCGCCCGTGCGCCTGCCCGGCTGGCCCATCGCGTTTGCCGAAATGCAGCGGCATCTGGCCGAAGCGATGGCCATTGTCGATCTGGCGCCGAATGCCAGTTTCAAGGCGATCAACGCTTCCCTGGACGGTGCCGACTTTGAAGCGGATCGCTTTCTGCTCAGCCCGCCGACCCGTTTTGCGACGAAGTACGCCAGGGAACTCAATGAAACCGAGGGCCTGGAAGTCTTCATTCATTGCAACTGCGTCGACCTCGAGTTCGACAGCGGGACCGGGCGCATTGCGGCCATCGTCGTTTCGGACTACCAACAGCGGCGCGAGCGGGTCAAGGCGCGGCAGTTCATCCTGGCCACCGGTGCGATCGAGAATGCCCGGCAACTGCTCAACAGCGAGTCGCTGGCGGCGGGCGGCATCGTCACCGAGGGCGGGCTGGTCGGCAAATGTTTCATGGAACACCTGAACGTCGAACTGGGCACCTTTATCCTCAAGGACGGGCAGGAAAAGAACTCCCGGGAGTATTTCACCACCGATGCCTTCGTCGCCCAGCATCGGGCAGGCAAGGGCAACGTCGCCATTTCGCTGGTCTCGGAAGTCAAGACCTATGGCCGTACGGCGGCGATCAAGAGTTTCTTCGAAAACCTGATCTGCGATATCGGCGTGGAGCAGAAGATCGAGTTCATCACCAAGTTCGATTGCCCGGGCGATGGGGTGATCGGCACGCTGATCGAGCAGTTTCCCAACCTCAACAGCCGCGTCTCGCTGGGACCCGAACGGGATGCCCTGGGCATGCGCAAGGCCACGGTGCATTGGGAGCTGAGCCCGGCGGACCGTGACACCGTCAAGTCCATCGGCCTGGAAATGGCCAAATGCTTTGCCGACACCGGCCTGGGCCTGGTCAAGCTGGAGCAGTGCGTCTATGACGAGACCGTGCCACTGAAGCTCAACCCCCATGCCCATCACATGGGGACTACGCGCATGGCCTCGGCGCCGGAGTTCGGCGTGGTCGACGAGAACTGCAAGGTCTTCGGCGTCGAGAACCTGCATATCGCCGGCAGCAGCGTTTTTGCGACCGGCGGTGCGAGCAATCCGACCATGCCGCTGTTACAACTGACACTAAGACTGGCGGAGCACATTAATAGTATAAGTTAGCGCTCAAATTGGATTTTCTGGCTGGTGCTCGTCAGGGTGGCTTGATCACGGCTCACCTGGCTGGATGTGCATCGGAATTTGGTAGCCAGCCTCCGGATCTGCGGAGGGGGAATGGAGATAGTCTGTTGAAAGTGACTTTTGTTCTGAGTGTGGCGAGCATGTCGGGCGGCATCCGCGTGGTGACCATCTATGCCCAGGCACTGGCTGACGCCGGCCATGATGTAACACTCGTTTCGCTGCCTTATCCCGCAATTCCGCTGCGCAGAAAGATCAAGAGCTTTGTCACCGGCAAGGGCTGGCTGGAAACACCGGTCATTCCTTCCTACCTGGACGACATGGACCTCGACCATCGGGTGATCGAAAAATACCGGCCGATCGTGGAATCCGACGTGCCGGATGCCGATGTGGTCATCGCCACCTGGTGGGAAACCGCCGAGTGGGTCAACGACCTGAGTCCGGCCAAGGGCGAGAAAGTGTATTTCGTGCAGGGGCACGAGATTTTCCCGTTCTGCCCGACAGACCGGGTCATCGCCACCTATAACAAGCTGCCGTTGCACAAGATCACCATTTCCCGCTGGCTGGCGGATCTGATGCGCGTGGAGTACGGCGACGCCGATGTCGACCTGGTGCCCAACAGTGTCGATCATCAGCAGTTCTTCGCCGCGCCCCGGGGCCGGCAGCAGCGCCCGACCCTGGGCTTTCTGTACCACGAAACCCCGTTGAAGGGCCTCGACGTGACGCTCGATGTAATCCGCGCCCTGGAGAAAAAGATCCCGGACCTGCGCGTCATTTCCTTTGGCAGCTTCGCACCCACGGGGGCGTTCGAGGTGCCGGCGAGTGTCGAATTCCACCTGGCGCCCGATCAGGAGCACATCCGCGACCTGTACACCCAATGCGATGTGTGGCTCGCCTCCAGTCGCAGCGAAGGCTTCAACCTGACGGCCATGGAAGCCATGGCCTGTCGGACGCCCGTGGTCTCGACCCGCACGGGTTGGCCGCTGGAAGCCATCACCCCGTTCAAGAACGGCGTGCTGGCAGACATTGATGACACCGAGGCGCTGACGGCGGGCGCCGAACACCTTCTGACCCTGGATGACGCGCAATGGCGTGAGGTTTCCGAAGCGGCCCACCAGACCGTGGCGGCCAGCTCCTGGGAACACTCGGCGAAGCTGTTCGAAGCGGCATTGGTCAAGGCGGTCGGCAAGCGCCCGTCCGGGCAACGTTCGGCCAAGACCGCCTCTTCCGTGGTGTAACAGCGGTGTGCCTGCCAGATTCCAGTGGTAGGGCAAACGGCGACTATAGTACCTTTTCGTGCCATTGATTTTGGGGTTGTAGTGATGCCACCAGCTGATGTATCGCCACCGTTGAGCCTGCGCAGGCGAGCGATATTCGCCGGGGCATGGAATCTGGGGGCGCTGGTGGCATCCCAGGGCATTCGCCTGGGTGGCAACCTGATCATGGCGCGCCTGCTGATGCCGGAAATGTTCGGCATCATGGTCATCGCCACCACCGTGTCGGTGGTGCTGCACCTGCTGTCCGATGTCGGCTTTCGCCAGAACATCATCCAGAGCCCGCGTGGCAACGATCCGGCCTTCCTCAATACCGTGTGGACCGCGCAGATCATCCGCGGCTTCATCCTTTTCGCCTTTACCCTGCTGATCGCCGGCTTCGCCTGGTTCGCCCAGTACATCCATATGTGGTCGGAGCATTCCACCTATGCCGCGCCCGAATTGCCACTGGTGCTGGCCCTGACCGGCCTGTCCGCGATCATCTATGGCTTCCAGTCGACCAAGGTCGATGTGGCGGTGCGCGACTTCCAGCAGAAAAAAGTCGTGCTCGCCGAGTTCGCCTCGCAGATCGCCGGCCTGCTGACGATGCTGGTGATCGGTTACTTCACCCGTTCGATCTGGTCGCTGGTGGGGGCCGGCCTGGTGTCTGCCCTGGTCATGACGCTGCTGGGCCATGTGTGGTTTTCCGGGCCTGCGAACCATCTGCACTGGGAGCGCCGCGCGCTGCAGGAAGTGGTGGGCTTCGGTCGCTGGATGCTGCTGTCGTCGGCGGTGGGCGTACTGGCGATGAATGGCGACCGCATCTGGTTCGGCGGCAGCATGTCGGCGGCCGAGCTGGGCGTCTATTCCATCGCTGTCCTGTTTCTCGGGGCGCTGCAAATGGGCATGCAACGCTTGCTCGGCGCCGTGGCGTTGCCGGCCTTCAGCGAAGCGGCGCGGGTCAATGACACGGCGCGACTGCACGCGCTGTACGACCGCTTCAAATTGCTGTTCGACCTGATCTCGCTGTTTCTCTGCGGATTGGCCTGGGTTCTCAGCCCATTACTGATCCACATTCTGTACGATGAGCGTTATGCCGGTGCTGGCCACATGCTGGCGATTCTTTCACTGTCTTTTTTCACCTGGCGTTTCGCCGTGGCGCATCAACTCTGGCTGGCGCTGGGGCTGACCAAGTACCAGGCGATGGACAACATCATCCGCGCCATCTCGCTGTGGGTGCTGTTGCCGCTGCTGCTGGCGGTTGGCGGCGTCGAGTACGCGATCTGGGGCGTTGCCCTGCATGCGTTGCCGACGCTGATCCTGGTGGCCTACGTCAATCGCAAGGTGGGCTTGTTCGATATCCGCCGCGAGCTGATGGTCTTGCCAATGATGCTGGTCGGGTGGTTATGCGGGGAGTTGGTGTTGGCGCTGTTTCACTGGTTTGACTGGGTGTGACAACCACGTGTCGAATCTCGGCGCGG is from Pseudomonas sp. MYb118 and encodes:
- a CDS encoding glycosyltransferase family 4 protein, giving the protein MTFVLSVASMSGGIRVVTIYAQALADAGHDVTLVSLPYPAIPLRRKIKSFVTGKGWLETPVIPSYLDDMDLDHRVIEKYRPIVESDVPDADVVIATWWETAEWVNDLSPAKGEKVYFVQGHEIFPFCPTDRVIATYNKLPLHKITISRWLADLMRVEYGDADVDLVPNSVDHQQFFAAPRGRQQRPTLGFLYHETPLKGLDVTLDVIRALEKKIPDLRVISFGSFAPTGAFEVPASVEFHLAPDQEHIRDLYTQCDVWLASSRSEGFNLTAMEAMACRTPVVSTRTGWPLEAITPFKNGVLADIDDTEALTAGAEHLLTLDDAQWREVSEAAHQTVAASSWEHSAKLFEAALVKAVGKRPSGQRSAKTASSVV
- a CDS encoding oligosaccharide flippase family protein — protein: MPPADVSPPLSLRRRAIFAGAWNLGALVASQGIRLGGNLIMARLLMPEMFGIMVIATTVSVVLHLLSDVGFRQNIIQSPRGNDPAFLNTVWTAQIIRGFILFAFTLLIAGFAWFAQYIHMWSEHSTYAAPELPLVLALTGLSAIIYGFQSTKVDVAVRDFQQKKVVLAEFASQIAGLLTMLVIGYFTRSIWSLVGAGLVSALVMTLLGHVWFSGPANHLHWERRALQEVVGFGRWMLLSSAVGVLAMNGDRIWFGGSMSAAELGVYSIAVLFLGALQMGMQRLLGAVALPAFSEAARVNDTARLHALYDRFKLLFDLISLFLCGLAWVLSPLLIHILYDERYAGAGHMLAILSLSFFTWRFAVAHQLWLALGLTKYQAMDNIIRAISLWVLLPLLLAVGGVEYAIWGVALHALPTLILVAYVNRKVGLFDIRRELMVLPMMLVGWLCGELVLALFHWFDWV
- a CDS encoding oligosaccharide flippase family protein → MPPADISPSLSLRRRAIFAGAWNLGALITSQAIRLGGNLIMARLLMPEMFGIMVIATTVSVVLHLLSDVGFRQNIIQSPRGDDPAFLNTVWTVQIIRGFILFAFTLLIAGCSWFTQLLHLWPDQSTYAAPQLPLVLAVTGFSAIIYGFQSTKVDVAVRDFQQKKVVLAEFISQLAGLLTMLVIGYFTRSIWALVGSGLVAALAMTLLGHFWFPGVRNRLHWDRAALQEVVVFGRWMLLSSAVGVLAMNGDRIWFGGSMSANELGVFSIAVLILGALQLGMARLLGAVALPAFSEAARVNDKERLHLLYDRFKLLFDGVSLFICGLFWVISPLLISILYDERYAEAGHMLAILSLSFFTWRFAVAHQVWLALGLTKYQAMDNIIRAVSLWVLLPLLLAIGGVHYAIWGVALHALPTVFLVVYVNRKVGLFDLKRELVVLPLALVGVVCGEVVLEIAGWF
- a CDS encoding FAD-dependent oxidoreductase; its protein translation is MIKDYQSQKELREAYDICIIGAGPAGITLALRLAGQGRQVLLLEGGGREYSQDSQDLYQCPSTGLEVYAEETRLRYLGGTSNHWSGRCRPFEASDFNTGPPVRLPGWPIAFAEMQRHLAEAMAIVDLAPNASFKAINASLDGADFEADRFLLSPPTRFATKYARELNETEGLEVFIHCNCVDLEFDSGTGRIAAIVVSDYQQRRERVKARQFILATGAIENARQLLNSESLAAGGIVTEGGLVGKCFMEHLNVELGTFILKDGQEKNSREYFTTDAFVAQHRAGKGNVAISLVSEVKTYGRTAAIKSFFENLICDIGVEQKIEFITKFDCPGDGVIGTLIEQFPNLNSRVSLGPERDALGMRKATVHWELSPADRDTVKSIGLEMAKCFADTGLGLVKLEQCVYDETVPLKLNPHAHHMGTTRMASAPEFGVVDENCKVFGVENLHIAGSSVFATGGASNPTMPLLQLTLRLAEHINSIS